Proteins encoded in a region of the Micropterus dolomieu isolate WLL.071019.BEF.003 ecotype Adirondacks linkage group LG09, ASM2129224v1, whole genome shotgun sequence genome:
- the cgnb gene encoding cingulin, which translates to MSTLSTDKKPLVDYGVQIRFIKNLDDTGGGYPDKSKGSSSATPPSNKYGVAVRVQGISGQPYVVLKDGQKGDSYGVQLNTPTPSSGPPSPCSTLPKINKELAELINPYSPAVNTARSPVSAAEDVDGEIFGSPLKRPPGDGQAGTQGEEEGGAGREGLAERSKAKPQLKATASEPDIIRGWTSKEYNEAGLKPVKLNGVGLRGVKQTGSCFTGSLGRYSGTKQVQDFRSQSFPEPPESFPEPPASTDDEPVPAIDTNSLAPINKLISKFNSGTPDSAPQTRGRSGARQRLRFDERRRSRSLDARKDAEPEVSPPSPSSPTPNPYSVPLSTSSNLLTSSAPASGSLGRSPASVSKVTALETSKLSFKSPGKFVAKDTAPAVAKKPEVPLQSQSTEVINGEEAQVKQTIHILKEGESERPLKRKVSLVNDTTDSFKKGGSDVSFKVGNLEELQEQLNRCKKELQQAHDELTEERIVREGAESRLRLQEDLLAELQEELRRVSENSPHSDTLQTDVIMLQAELAEAAMLRQRQEEILHQRERELTALKGALKEEVECHDREMEDLREQYSQDMENLRKTMEEVTQSQEQIEEERERVNASVLTLEEELENCRDRGEQWKTQLETTTQESGEHISSRMLMKSRLEKEEFEGKLKDLQDSLLTMKKQMPASDDNRSLAEELRRCHDDLKRACTDLDKQKCELNEKKEALQALKKASGEKEAELLSEISRLKEQSQKDKAKLEKALEKAKESSAESSGTLVDHGTNLELQEANTRLRERLARMTRLHSSVPRNSEAEEALEALEDENRSLKSQLEEAKRGTTRLCKERDELTRRLEERDLEREALRRGKSDLEEQKRLLDRALEKINKEMEAMMEDSRQSVVALQTQLDDYRERSRKDLLEAQRNSKDRLTELQRAQSNLKTQQEEVSRLKKELLVCSEERDSAQLERDLLNNRLKHLESELESEKSTYTDRTREIRGLEDKIKTLEIELDEERSSVELLNDRITRSRDQVDQLRSELMQERSARHDLEMDKSALERQLKELKSRVVDMEGQTRPSPGITLLENKIQELEEKVRSEEREKASIQASQRRMERKLKELNATLDQERSQHVEQRDQLSLRVKALKRQVDESEGEVERLEGVRRKVLRDLEEQQELQEALHAKVTALESELKRKSQQPHRTGLGSSALSSSALSSEDEDGLYDSNITSILNESQLQTSNC; encoded by the exons ATGAGCACTCTCTCCACTGACAAGAAGCCTCTTGTGGATTACGGCGTTCAGATCCGCTTCATCAAGAACCTCGATGACACAGGCGGAGGTTATCCTGATAAATCCAAAGGAAGCAGCAGTGCAACTCCTCCTTCCAATAAGTATGGGGTGGCAGTGCGGGTTCAGGGAATCTCTGGGCAGCCATATGTGGTCCTGAAAGATGGCCAGAAAGGTGACTCTTACGGAGTTCAGCTAAACACTCCCACTCCCAGCTCAGGGCCACCTTCACCTTGCAGCACCCTCCCCAAAATTAATAAAGAACTAGCTGAATTAATAAACCCCTATAGCCCTGCTGTAAATACAGCTCGCTCCCCTGTTTCTGCAGCAGAGGATGTGGATGGGGAGATTTTTGGGAGCCCTCTTAAAAGACCTCCTGGGGACGGTCAAGCAGGAACccaaggggaggaggagggtggagcTGGCAGAGAAGGACTGGCCGAGAGGTCGAAAGCTAAACCCCAACTCAAAGCAACAGCCAGTGAACCAGATATAATCAGAGGTTGGACTAGTAAGGAGTATAATGAAGCAGGGCTGAAACCTGTCAAATTAAATGGTGTGGGACTTAGAGGGGTAAAGCAAACTGGCTCTTGTTTTACCGGCTCTTTGGGGAGATACAGTGGGACAAAACAGGTTCAAGATTTCCGTTCACAATCATTCCCAGAACCTCCAGAATCGTTCCCAGAACCTCCAGCATCAACTGATGACGAGCCCGTCCCAGCAATCGACACTAACTCCCTGGCTCCCATCAACAAGCTCATCAGTAAGTTCAACAGTGGAACACCAGACAGCGCCCCACAGACGAGAGGCCGCTCCGGAGCGAGGCAGCGACTTAGGTTTGACGAGCGCAGGCGGTCCAGAAGTCTTGATGCTAGGAAAGATGCTGAGCCTGAGgtttcccctccctctcctaGCTCTCCAACTCCGAATCCCTACTCTGTTCCTCTGTCTACCTCCTCCAATTTGTTGACGTCATCTGCCCCAGCCAGCGGTAGCCTGGGAAGGAGCCCTGCATCTGTTTCCAAGGTGACAGCACTCGAGACGTCCAAGCTGAGTTTTAAGTCACCGGGGAAGTTTGTTGCCAAGGACACCGCTCCAGCTGTAGCAAAAAAGCCT GAGGTACCTCTGCAGAGTCAGAGCACAGAGGTCATCAATGGGGAGGAAGCTCAAGTTAAGCAAACTATTCACATCCTTAAAGAGGG TGAGAGCGAGCGACCCCTCAAAAGAAAGGTCAGCCTCGTCAATGACACAACTGACAGTTTTAAG AAGGGGGGATCTGATGTAAGCTTTAAAGTGGGGAACCTCGAGGAGCTTCAAGAGCAACTCAATCGCTGCAAGAAAGAACTGCAGCAGGCCCATGATGA ACTGACCGAGGAGCGTATAGTCAGAGAGGGGGCAGAGTCTCGCCTGCGCCTACAGGAAGATCTGCTGGCTGAGCTTcaggaggagctgaggagggtTTCAGAAAACTCACCTCACTCAGACACACTGCAGACG GATGTGATAATGTTGCAGGCTGAGTTGGCTGAGGCTGCCATGTTACGTCAGCGCCAGGAAGAGATTCTACACCAGCGGGAACGGGAGCTGACAGCCCTGAAGGGGGCACTAAAGGAGGAGGTGGAGTGCCatgacagagagatggaggatcTGAGGGAGCAGTACAGCCAGGACATGGAGAACCTGAGAAAGACCATGGAGGAGGTCACACAG TCCCAAGAGCAAAtagaagaagagagggaaaggGTGAATGCCTCCGTGCTTACCCTGGAGGAAGAACTGGAGAACTGCAGAGATCGGGGAGAGCAGTGGAAGACACAGCTGGAGACCACCACACAGGA GAGCGGGGAGCACATCAGCAGTCGAAT GCTAATGAAATCCCGTTTGGAGAAGGAAGAATTTGAGGGCAAGCTAAAGGATCTTCAGGATTCTCTGCTCACCATGAAGAAACAAATGCCTGCATCTGACGATAACCGTTCTTTAGCAGAG GAGCTTCGCCGTTGCCATGATGATCTGAAGCGGGCTTGCACCGACCTGGACAAGCAGAAGTGCGAGTTAAACGAGAAGAAGGAGGCACTTCAAGCCCTGAAGAAAGCgagtggagagaaagaggctgagCTTCTGTCTGAGATCAGCAGGTTGAAGGAGCAGTCGCAGAAAGACAAAGCCAAGCTGGAAAAGGCGCTCGAGAAGGCGAAGGAG TCATCAGCTGAGTCTTCGGGGACTCTGGTGGACCACGGCACCAACCTGGAGCTCCAGGAAGCAAACACTCGTCTCAGAGAGAGGCTGGCCCGCATG ACAAGGCTTCACTCCAGTGTGCCGCGGAACTCGGAGGCCGAGGAGGCGTTGGAAGCTCTGGAAGATGAAAACCGCTCCCTGAAGTCTCAACTGGAGGAGGCCAAGAGAGGAACCACCCGCCTATGCAAGGAGAGGGACGAGCTGACTCGGCGGCTAGAGGAGAGAGATCTGGAGAGGGAAGCTCTGAGGAGGGGCAAGAGTGACTTGGAGGAGCAAAAGAGGCTGCTGGACCGAGCCCTGGAGAAGATTAACAAAGAG ATGGAGGCGATGATGGAAGATTCCCGTCAGTCTGTGGTTGCCCTGCAAACACAACTAGACGACTACAGGGAGCGCTCGAGGAAGGACCTGCTGGAAGCTCAGCGCAACAGTAAGGATAGGCTGACAGAGCTGCAAAGGGCTCAGAGCAACCTCAAGACACAGCAGGAAGAG GTTTCCCGTTTGAAGAAGGAGCTGCTGGTGTGCAGCGAGGAGAGAGACAGCGCACAGTTGGAGAGAGATCTCCTCAATAACCGTCTCAAACACTTAGAGAGTGAACTAGAATCAGAGAAGAGCACCTACACTGACCGCACCAGGGAGATCAGGGGCCTGGAG GATAAAATTAAGACGTTGGAGATCGAACTagatgaggagaggagcagTGTAGAGCTTCTCAACGACCGCATTACACGTAGCAGAGATCAG GTTGACCAGCTACGTTCAGAGCTAATGCAGGAGCGCTCAGCGAGACATGACCTGGAAATGGACAAGAGCGCACTCGAGAGACAG CTGAAGGAGTTGAAGAGTCGTGTGGTAGATATGGAGGGACAGACTCGGCCCTCGCCCGGAATCACCCTGCTGGAAAACAAAATTCAAGAGTTGGAGGAGAAAGTACGCAGTGAAGAAAG AGAGAAGGCCAGCATCCAGGCTTCTCAGCGACGAATGGAGAGGAAACTAAAGGAGCTAAATGCCACGTTAGACCAGGAGAGAAGCCAGCATGTTGAGCAAAGAGATCAG